In Candidatus Saccharimonadales bacterium, the genomic window ACGGTATTGATACAAGAGGTGCAGAACGAGTCGAACGTTCCCGCATCAGAAGTTACCGCAAACTCCGTCGTGCTGAGTCATAAATCTACTTACATTTCGTCGTTCAAAACAGGGGCTTTCGGGTCCTTGTTTTTATATTCAGGCGATCAGGTTATAATAACACTTTCCACCAACCCATAACCACGGTATGATAGATAGAGATATGCAGAAACTCGACGAATTCATCCAGCGCTACCCCCTGCGCAAATTTGACAAGGATCAAATCCTCCTCGTGCAGGACGAACGTCCGCGCGATATTTTTTATGTCAAAACTGGCTTTATCAAGGGATATGACATCAACGTCGACGGTATCGAGCAGCACATATGGCTCGGCGCGAAATCTGACATAATTCCCTACGAATGGCTGTTTTCTGCAGTCGATAGTACGCAGCTGTTCTACAGTGCTTTTACCGAGCTGGAAGTATACGTCGTCAACCGCCAGGAACTGATCGAATTCTTCTCAAAAAACCCGGACGTCCTGCTTCATGTCGCTCATGACCTGGCTATAAAACTCAGCGAACTCACCGAGAAGTTGACTGCCACCGAAAAGCCAAAAGCCAGCGAAAAAATCGTCTACATGCTCAACATCCTAGCCAAGCGTTTTGGCGACGAAAACGAAGCCGGCGACAAAACGCAGATTACTGTACCACTGACACAGCAGGACATCGCCAATCTACTCGGCCTGACCCGTGAAACCGTTGCTACGGAACTCAAAAAGCTCAAAGACAAAGGCTACGTCTACTACGACAAATGGCAGTTCGTCGTCCACACCGACAAAATTTCCGAACTTATGTAGCCTAAACAACTTTAGCGTTCAGTGCCGTCTTGTTCGTCAGCCGGATCCATGTCACCTAGGTGGTCACTGTCCGGATCAGCATCTTCGGGATAGTTGCCATCCGCTTCGTCATGTTTTGAGCCACCGTCGGCTGCCTCTAGTTCTGGTATTGTCCCCCGGTCATCATCACCAAGTTCCGGTGTGAATATAGACTGGCTCGGATCGTCAGCTTCGTCACCTGGCAGTTCTGTCGCACCACTCACCGTGTCGTCGGTCTCCGCCAAGATATTATCGGGATCGTCGTATACTTCATCAGCTGTGTTGTCTGTCATGCACTGTCTCCTTCATAAATTTAAAACGGTAGTAGCCATCTGAGTCATAGTACGTAGCCTCGCTAATTCCGACTATCAAATAGTTCACTCGTCGAAAGTCTGCCCTTCATTTATCGGCTCCCGCAGTTTATTGAAAATCGTCAGAGGTGGTACACTGTATGGAATGCGCCCGTAGCTCAGCGGATTAGAGTACTTGGCTTCGAACCAAGGGGTCGTAGGTTCGAATCCTGCCGGGCGCACCATGTGTATGTAATCGAAGATGTATGTATGAAAGAGGAAATATGGAATTAATTATTGTACTATTACTCGCAGTAATTGTTCTACAGCTCGGGTGGATACGTGTTCGTATTGATAAAGTAAACGAAACCCTGACAAAAAAATAGCTCGGCCGTACCAACAATAGGTATACTGAGCTTATGAAGATAGTTATATTCGGTGCCAGCGGCAAAGTCGGACGACAGGTCGCACAGGAAGCGTTGAAGCGAGGACACGATATAACCGTGTTTGTTCATCATACTCCACCGAGTGATGATCCACATTTACGTATTATTCGCGGAGACGTGCATGACAAAGCCAGTATCGAGCAGGCACTCGATGGACAGGATGCCGTCATCTGCACACTGGGCAGCTGGGGAACCAAGCAAAAAGATATTTTATCGTCAGCCATGCACAGCATCGTGCCAGCGATGGAACAGCGCGGTATACACCGCATAGTTTCGTTAACCGGCAATGTGGCCGCGGCGCCAAATGAGAAGCTCAGCTTTGCCTTTATTGCCGCCCGCACGGTACTCGGTAAGCTTGCGCCCAAAATACTCCGTGACAGCGAAAATCACATTGCGCAGCTCGCAGCCAGTCAGCTTGACTGGACCGTCGTTCGGTCGCCCGTCATGGTGCCACATGGCAGTCCGACCTATGCACTCAAGCACACTGGCTCACTACTATCAGCCACTGTCAATCGCACGGCCGTGGCATACAGCCTGATTGATTTACTTGAATCTACATCGACCGAATGGCACCGTCAGGCCCCGTACATAGCACGTGCCTAAAGACTCAGGTATAATAACTTAGGTTATGCACCCGTAGCTCAGCTGGATAGAGCGTTGGTTTCCGGTACCAAAGGTCGGGGGTTCAAATCCCTTCGGGTGTACCACTTAAGATCTAATCCGTAGATACTGCAACAATACCTACTTTTATCATTAAAAAGTCACGATCGATTTCGCTATATTCAACTCACTTGTATAACAAGCTAAAGCCTCAGTACTCGTCGCCGATCACTATATATCTGAGCGGCAGTGGTTAGATCCTGTTCGAACGCCTGCAATATTACTCCGCCGTATTCGCAAACATCTGGACGAACAAGCTCTTTATCGCCTAAGGCATGATTTAAATCCCACCCCGATCGATGATTCCCTCTTTGGGCTTCGTCTAGTTCTTTACTAATAAAACAAAGTCTGCCGGCGTCAGTTACGACTATATGCCGTTGCCAGCGAGACGTAACACCATGGGTTCCATCAAGCTGATCTTGCGCCTTATCGACCTCTAATGGATTACCCATGTAATCCTTACCGCTTCTGATTACCCAGATGCCATATTCCCGAATGGTTACACCGTCCCATGTGCGAGCATAGGCAGTGTCATGACCTGCGTCTTTCCGATGCATAGAAGTTGCAAAGTCTGAAGCTTGTTTTCGCATCAACCTGACAATCATTATCTGTTCTGATAACTCTTCCTGACTCGCGTCTAGTCTAAGGCCTGGCAATTCTAAGATTGTGTCGGTAGGCGCTTGCGGTGGACTTAGTAGTACTTGATCGGGAGTTGCCATAATCTATATTTTTTCTCTATATAATTAAGCTACAAATTTTAGTATTTAATAAATTTATTGTCAACTAACTTACATGTACGGATAGACGCAGATGGCGCTAAGTTAAAACGCTTGAAAATGACTGGTCTCGTGCTAAGCACAAGCATTATTGTCTAACAGTAGGTACTTATTGTACAATCGGAATTAATGGCAAAAATATCAAACAAAAACGTTAAGGGATTTAACTTCCGCAGACTATTGCTACCTACATTAGTCGTCCTGCTCGCCATAGGTTTCATCATGCAAGCCTTGTTTATTCATACACTTTACCAACAGAGTCATGTGCAAGCCAATGTTTCCATTGCCAGATTAATTGTTGATGCTGTGGACAATATGAACAGCCCACTGCCGAAAGATCCGAAAACTGGTGTCGTTTACTTCAGCGAGGCGAAACTGGCCTTGCCGCCTACACCGACGAATATAGGCCCCATAACGTACTCCTATCACACTGCACTCGACGGCTTTGATCCTGCGCTACGGCTAGCCCAAAATAACGACATACAGTCTGCCAAATCACCCGTATTAGCAGCACAGGCGTCACTCGATAAAACTTTTGAAGGCGTTCCCAAGCTACAAGCCTGCGCCCGTGGGGTTTTGATTACCTACAATCAAAAAGACGTCCAGCATGCTGCTGGCAGCAAAGTACTGTCCGATGGCAAAACTGTGTATTTCTCTACGGAACCACTCTGCCCAAGCGAAAGCTTGCTTACATATGCGAAGACGATTGATAGCTATAATTAGTCCATACCATATATGCTTACATTGGCATACGCATCAAAACCTTAGCTCTCTTCTGCGAATAAATATGCAGCTGCTCACGGGTCAGTGATCCCGTCTGCAATGCCCGGAAATTTTTCCAGGCCGAGAAGCGCCATAGCTTTGCGAGCGCAGACATCGTCAGTTTTGCTGGCAGGCGTAGCGGACGTTGCTTCGGATTAAGTAATTTGTCGGTTCCATGGAGCGCTGCAATTGCCTCATCAATACTGGCGTGAATGATGGCATTGATCCGCCGATAATCTTTCCTATGCTTGTCTTTGGCACCGCAATCGTACAGTACCTGCGGTATGTCGTTATTGATGTGCGCATTGACTCCGAGGGCCATAATAGACAGCGGCGACGTGCGGCCGCTTCTAGCAGCGTCAAAAGCAATCCGCCAGGCAAATACTGTTTCTTCATCGTGTACGTAGCGACGCAGGGCCTCAAAATAATACCAGGCAAACCGAACGTCAAATTTTTGCAGAAACTCCGGATGCTCGAATGCGCCTGCCGCCATGTTGCGACGGACGTTATGCGTTATAATTCGGTAGACTTCAGTAAAATTATGCAATTGCTCGAGTTCTGTCGACACTAATGTTTGATCCAGCTTTTTAAGAGCTCGTTCGACATCGGCAATACTATTAAAATGATTGTTACCAAGTTCGCCGTCTACTGCGTTCGTATGCATGATTTATATCATATAGTGGGCAACGGCCGCATTCGGCAAGATATTTTATATTGATACGTCAGGTTTTGGCATATGCTGGGTATGTAAACCAGGGAGGTACCTATGGAAAAACCAATGTCCGTATCATTTGGAGTCGCACTCCTGATTCTTACGATTGCTGGCTTCGTACTAGACACTAAGCACTTACTACGGCTGATGAACATAGACGATAATCATAGTATCATCCGTGTG contains:
- a CDS encoding Crp/Fnr family transcriptional regulator, with the translated sequence MIDRDMQKLDEFIQRYPLRKFDKDQILLVQDERPRDIFYVKTGFIKGYDINVDGIEQHIWLGAKSDIIPYEWLFSAVDSTQLFYSAFTELEVYVVNRQELIEFFSKNPDVLLHVAHDLAIKLSELTEKLTATEKPKASEKIVYMLNILAKRFGDENEAGDKTQITVPLTQQDIANLLGLTRETVATELKKLKDKGYVYYDKWQFVVHTDKISELM
- a CDS encoding NAD(P)H-binding protein codes for the protein MKIVIFGASGKVGRQVAQEALKRGHDITVFVHHTPPSDDPHLRIIRGDVHDKASIEQALDGQDAVICTLGSWGTKQKDILSSAMHSIVPAMEQRGIHRIVSLTGNVAAAPNEKLSFAFIAARTVLGKLAPKILRDSENHIAQLAASQLDWTVVRSPVMVPHGSPTYALKHTGSLLSATVNRTAVAYSLIDLLESTSTEWHRQAPYIARA
- a CDS encoding DUF5995 family protein, giving the protein MHTNAVDGELGNNHFNSIADVERALKKLDQTLVSTELEQLHNFTEVYRIITHNVRRNMAAGAFEHPEFLQKFDVRFAWYYFEALRRYVHDEETVFAWRIAFDAARSGRTSPLSIMALGVNAHINNDIPQVLYDCGAKDKHRKDYRRINAIIHASIDEAIAALHGTDKLLNPKQRPLRLPAKLTMSALAKLWRFSAWKNFRALQTGSLTREQLHIYSQKRAKVLMRMPM